CTGATGGACGAAGCAATGGCGCTGGCGCAGAACATGGCGGGAAAATCCCCCCTCGGCCTGCGGCTCACGAAGGAGGCCCTGGACCGGAACACGGGCGGCATGAGCCTTGAAGACGCCATCCGCCTGGAAGACCGCAACCAGGCCCTGACGATCGCTCAGCTTATATCGGGAAACAAATAGAACCCACCCACGGGGTTTCATAAAGATACAAAGAAGGAGGAACGTTCCATGGCGCAGACCTTTATCAGTATGAGGAACCTGAAATTCATGCTTTATGAAATGTTCGATGTTGAGTCCCTCATTCAATATCCATTCTTCGCGGATCACAGCCGTGAAGTTTTCGACATGGTCCTCGAAACGGGAATGCGGATGGGCAGGGACATCCTGTATCCCGTGTTTTCCGACATGGACAAGGAACAGCCGGAGTACACGGGGACGACGGTGCGGGTGCATCCTGTCGTGGAAACGGTCATGAAGGCCTGCGGCGATGGGGGCTGGATCGGTGCCCATACGTCCTACGAACTGGGCGGCCAGCAGATACCGAACAGCATCATGACAGCCTTCCGGGGTATTTTCTCGGCGGCGAACTATTCCGCCTGCGTCTATCCCTTTCTTACCGCCGGTGCGGCCCACCTGATCACGTCCTTCGGTTCGCAGGAGCTCATCGATACCTATGTTCCGAACATGTTTGCCGGGCGGTGGCAGGGGACCATGGCGCTGACTGAACCCCAGGCCGGTTCATCGCTGACCGACGTCAGCACCACGGCCTATCCCACCGATCAGGGATATTACAAACTGAAGGGACAGAAGATCTTCATATCCTGTGCCGATTATGACTGCGTCGAGAACGTGGTGAACCTCATGCTCGCTAAGATCGAAGGCGCCCCCCTGGGGATCAAAGGGATCTCCCTTTTCGTGGTACCCAAGAAGCGCCTGAACGAGGAAGGCGGGCTTGAGGACAATGACATTACCTGCACCGGCATTTACCACAAGCTCGGTTACCGCGGCGCGCCCATCACGCAGCTCAGTCTCGGAGAGAACGACGACTGTCGCGGCTTGCTCGTGGGAGAGCCTCACAAGGGGATCCGGTACATGTTCCAGATGATGAACGAAGCCAGGATCGATGTCGGCATGGGAGCGGCCGCCATTGCCTCGGCGGCCTACTATGCCGCCCTTGAATACACGAAGGAACGTCCCCAGGGGAGAAAGATCACCTCGAAAGACCCTGCCGAACCGCAGGTTCCCATCGTGGAGCACGCCGACGTGAAGCGCATGCTCCTTTTTCAGAAGGCGATCGTTGAAGGGGCCTTTTCATTGATATTCCAGTGCGCCCGGTATACCGACCTGCTCACGGTCCTTGACGACGGTGAGGAAAAGCAGCGATGTGAGCTGCTGCTTGAGATCCTGACACCCATCGCCAAGACCTATCCCTCCGAGATGGGCATCCTGTCCTGCAGCCAGGGGCTTCAGTGCCTGGGCGGCTACGGATACTGCGATGAATTTCCCCTGGAGCAATATTACCGGGACGTGCGGATCCATCCGATCCATGAGGGAACAACGGGTATTCAGGGAATGGACCTGCTGGGCAGAAAAGTAGTGATGAAGAATGGCCGGGCCTTCATGTTCTATCTGGAAGAAGTTCAAAAAACGATAGCCCAGGCCAGGGAAAAAGATCAGCTTGCGCCATACGCCGACCGGCTTGCCGAGGCACTGGAAAAACTGAAGGAGATCACGCAGGTACTGACGACCCTTGCAATCGGCGGCGAGATAGAACTGTTCCTGGCCGATGCGACCCTGTATCTCGAGTTCTTCGGCATTATCGCCATCGCCTGGCAGTGGCTCCTGCAGGCCGTCACAGTCCACAACGCGCTGAAAAGTTCTCCCATTGAAGCGGATATCGATTTTTACCACGGCAAACTTTTCGCCTTCCGGTATTTCTTCGAGTATGAACTGCCCAAGATCGACGGCCTCGCCCGGCGGCTGAAGAACAGCGGCGACGGCCTGACGGTGCAGATGAAGCCGGAGTATTTTTTGTGAGTATCTGAGTGCCTGAGTGTCTGCGTGCGTGACAAAACCCGCCTCCCCGCTGGAAAAGGGGGATTGAGGGGGATTTTGAGAGAGTGACAAAGGGGCAGAGCGACAAAGCGACAGAGTGCTGGATACACATGTAACGTGAGAGAACTGTAGTTGCCCGATTCATCGGGCGCTTTTTAAAAACGCCGATAAATCGGCACACTACAAAGACAGACCCAACAACAGACCTGTCGAATAATCCCCGAATCCCGATTCCCGGATTTGCTCGGGCACCATTTCCTTCTCCCGGTGTTTCCCCTCCCGGTTGCTAATTCCTTCCAAATTATTTACAATCCACCAATATGCGAATGATAAAGGAGGATCAATGATCCAGAGGATCACATTGGGGAAAACCGGCCTCGATATAAACCGCTTCGGATTCGGAGGTATTCCGATCCAGCGTGTCGATGAGAGGCAGGCGGTTGAAACGGTGGCCCACGCGATCAGAAAGGGAGTTGATTTCATTGACACCTCGCGCGCTTACACGACGAGCGAGCGACGCATCGGTATTGCACTGGCGGAAACGGGAAAAGACGTCGTCCTGGCGACGAAATCCATGGAAAAGTCGGCCGACGGGATCCGGCGGGACATTGAAAAAAGTCTTCAGGAACTGCGAAGGAACGAGATAGATCTCTACCAGTGCCATTTCGTCAGGGACACTGAAGCCTATCGCCAGGTCACGGGAAAGGGCGGGGCGCTGGAAGGGCTCCTGAAGGCCCGTGAAGAGGGCATGATCGGGCATATCGGTATCACCAGTCACAGTCTTGACCTCCTGGAGCGGGTTATTGATGATGGCCTCTTTGAGACGATCATGGTCTGTTACAGTTTTCTCGAGCCAAAAGCGGAGGAATCCGTGATCCCCCGGGCGCTGGCGAAGAACATGGGTGTTATCGCCATGAAATCCTTTTCCGGCGGAGCCATTGAAAACCCGCGGCTTGCAATCTGTTACGCCCTGGCCATTCCCGGGACCGCCATCATTCCCGGTGTCGAAAGCATTGAATTGTTCGATGCGAACTGGAACGTCTATCTCGGCGACCTGACCCTCGATGATGCCGACCAGCGGGACATCGAGGCCTTCAGAAATGAATACGGAAAACAGTTCTGCCGGCGTTGTGACTACTGCCAGCCCTGCCCCGAAGGGATTGCCATCCAGTTTGTCCTTGGTGTCCGTTCCATGGTCAAACGGATGGGAACATCCATTCTTGAGACCGGCTGGCAGAAGGCAGTTCTCGAACAGGCAGAAAACTGCACGGAATGCGGCGAATGCATGGAGCGATGCCCCTATGAGCTGCCCATCCCGGAACTGATCAAGAGTAATCTCGAATGGGCGAGGAAGGTCACGAGGGGGAATCCATGATTCGTTATTCGTTTTCCAAAACCCGAATCCCCACTCAGAATCTGATATATCCACCGTCGATGGTGACGGTGTCTCCCGTGTGGTAGGCGCTGGCATCGCTGGCGAAATATACGGCGATGGCGCCGAAGTCTTCGGGGACGCCCCACCGGCGCTGGGGGATGCGTTTCAGGACCGCCTTCTGTATGATCTCCAGGTCGAGGATGTCCTTTGTCATTCCCGTTTCTATCCACCCCGGGATGATGCAGTTGGCGCGTATTCCGTATCTGGCGTATTCGACGGCGATGGAACGGACCATGGCCAGGAGGCCCGCTTTCGTCGCCGCATAATGTTCACCCCGCGGCTGTCCCGAGACGGAGGCGAGGCTGCTGGTCGCGACCAGTGAGCCCCTGATCTCCCGGTCGATCATGTGATTGATCGCCGACCTGAAGGTAAAGAACGCCCCCTCCAGATTGATGCCGACGATCTCCCGCCACTCGGCGGCCGTCGTTGTGTGAAAGGGGGTCCCCCTCTGGCCGACGCCCGCGTTGGCAAAACAGGAATCTACCTTTCCCAGTGTTACGACGGTCCGGGCGAAACATTCCTCAACCCGCCCTTCATCGGACACGTCGCAGGTCAGGGCCAGGACCCGGCGACCGTGCCTGCGGAGTTCTTCCTCCGCTTCCCGGTTCTTTTCCTCAGAACGACCCCAGATGCAGACATCGGCTCCGGCCGCCGCCAGGGCATGGGCCATGCCGAGCCCGATCCCGCTGTTTCCCCCGGTGATCAACGCTACTTTTCCCGTAAGATCGAACATGTAAGAGTCCTTCCTTTCTTTGATCGCTGGTATGAAATTCCTGTCCCGGTTCACGTCACCTCTCTGAACCGGGGAAAAACAAAGTAAAAACCTGCCACGAAAAGGCACAGGAATACACCGCCGATGGCCAGGGAATCAGCGGTTCCAATGCTTTCCGCGAGTGCCCCGAAGGGAACGGCGCTCAGGGGCATGATGCCGAAGGTCATCATCGCCATGCTGACGATACGACCCCGCATTTCAG
This DNA window, taken from Deltaproteobacteria bacterium, encodes the following:
- a CDS encoding acyl-CoA dehydrogenase; this encodes MAQTFISMRNLKFMLYEMFDVESLIQYPFFADHSREVFDMVLETGMRMGRDILYPVFSDMDKEQPEYTGTTVRVHPVVETVMKACGDGGWIGAHTSYELGGQQIPNSIMTAFRGIFSAANYSACVYPFLTAGAAHLITSFGSQELIDTYVPNMFAGRWQGTMALTEPQAGSSLTDVSTTAYPTDQGYYKLKGQKIFISCADYDCVENVVNLMLAKIEGAPLGIKGISLFVVPKKRLNEEGGLEDNDITCTGIYHKLGYRGAPITQLSLGENDDCRGLLVGEPHKGIRYMFQMMNEARIDVGMGAAAIASAAYYAALEYTKERPQGRKITSKDPAEPQVPIVEHADVKRMLLFQKAIVEGAFSLIFQCARYTDLLTVLDDGEEKQRCELLLEILTPIAKTYPSEMGILSCSQGLQCLGGYGYCDEFPLEQYYRDVRIHPIHEGTTGIQGMDLLGRKVVMKNGRAFMFYLEEVQKTIAQAREKDQLAPYADRLAEALEKLKEITQVLTTLAIGGEIELFLADATLYLEFFGIIAIAWQWLLQAVTVHNALKSSPIEADIDFYHGKLFAFRYFFEYELPKIDGLARRLKNSGDGLTVQMKPEYFL
- a CDS encoding aldo/keto reductase; protein product: MIQRITLGKTGLDINRFGFGGIPIQRVDERQAVETVAHAIRKGVDFIDTSRAYTTSERRIGIALAETGKDVVLATKSMEKSADGIRRDIEKSLQELRRNEIDLYQCHFVRDTEAYRQVTGKGGALEGLLKAREEGMIGHIGITSHSLDLLERVIDDGLFETIMVCYSFLEPKAEESVIPRALAKNMGVIAMKSFSGGAIENPRLAICYALAIPGTAIIPGVESIELFDANWNVYLGDLTLDDADQRDIEAFRNEYGKQFCRRCDYCQPCPEGIAIQFVLGVRSMVKRMGTSILETGWQKAVLEQAENCTECGECMERCPYELPIPELIKSNLEWARKVTRGNP
- a CDS encoding SDR family oxidoreductase — protein: MFDLTGKVALITGGNSGIGLGMAHALAAAGADVCIWGRSEEKNREAEEELRRHGRRVLALTCDVSDEGRVEECFARTVVTLGKVDSCFANAGVGQRGTPFHTTTAAEWREIVGINLEGAFFTFRSAINHMIDREIRGSLVATSSLASVSGQPRGEHYAATKAGLLAMVRSIAVEYARYGIRANCIIPGWIETGMTKDILDLEIIQKAVLKRIPQRRWGVPEDFGAIAVYFASDASAYHTGDTVTIDGGYIRF